In Drosophila willistoni isolate 14030-0811.24 chromosome XR unlocalized genomic scaffold, UCI_dwil_1.1 Seg144, whole genome shotgun sequence, one DNA window encodes the following:
- the LOC6639292 gene encoding uncharacterized protein LOC6639292, with translation MSELDVMQYLLVQRNRERELMAKKDQLKERLRKMKKQLQLFEHRDDEIPCLIASNNLYQMANVRTVREALSGHLTVVMRTFLKTHRKLLRVQRRMRHVHTAFFNNVDRQVANQ, from the coding sequence ATGAGTGAACTTGATGTAATGCAATATCTATTGGTTCAACGGAATCGTGAACGTGAACTAATGGCCAAGAAAGATCAACTTAAGGAGCGTCTacgtaaaatgaaaaaacaactACAATTATTTGAGCATCGTGATGATGAGATACCTTGCCTGATAGCCTCTAACAATTTATATCAAATGGCCAATGTTCGAACGGTGCGAGAAGCTCTATCGGGACATTTGACGGTCGTAATGAGGACATTTTTGAAGACTCATCGCAAATTGTTGCGCGTCCAGCGCCGCATGCGTCATGTCCACACAGCATTCTTTAATAATGTGGATCGACAAGTGGCCAATCAATAG